The Ornithodoros turicata isolate Travis chromosome 7, ASM3712646v1, whole genome shotgun sequence genome includes a region encoding these proteins:
- the LOC135399876 gene encoding uncharacterized protein LOC135399876: MATDCSLLDESANYLSSLSDADRARYEQKIAQCGVDPFSIDAKNCTSNVDLWPQIDMCDILDFLVLRTSFITRKQLKSYKSLEGHNFVTSGWVKEPWLKQPTPHTIIAVTQVNHSQALSKLPLKTWIFAKNDGEVLAAHCLCMAGNGEACSHVAALLFYLECGHRARVERSCTDGDNSWLPAHIRRIETRPVVEMDFASASMKKRRLDGDAASPCELKAVTRTRAPPPTKQEWEKFFDCLIASGLRPAVSSTDPRYSDLFVPAVRTCNGADLRRLYDPSTSSLTTYSEVLEHCDNIFKTLTINDKAIRTIEKMTRNQAKSAHWFTFRMGRVTASSLYDVCHTQLGYPSMSLIKKICSSQSDKVSTPALKHGREKEAVALAKYKKLAHELHNEVQFEVAGLFISEDYLFLGATPDLLVRCTCCGSGVVEVKCPWKVRDGHLSDLLNDSRGCVRDCNGVLELKMDHRYHYQVQAQMFVCNASYADFVLWNENEINVQRIYRDDSFMKPLVETATDFFKKVLLPEVVTHWFSSRKENTPVLPAPPVPCTSNPLMPSQTDNTKAAQCDTAISKVVCTCKGRKRSKIIACNNATCSIKLFHLSCVGLKRSPKGVQWYCESCSKQLK; encoded by the exons ATGgcgacagattgtagtttactGGACGAGTCTGCAAATTACTTGTCAAGTCTTTCTGACGCTGACAGAGCACGGTATGAGCAAAAGATCGCGCAATGCGGCGTTGATCCGTTCTCAATCGACGCAAAGAACTGTACTTCCAACGTGGACCTTTGGCCGCAGATTGATATGTGCGACATTCTTGACTTTCTTGTGTTGAGGACCAGCTTCATAACCCGAAAACAGCTGAAGTCTTACAAGTCGTTGGAGGGTCACAATTTCGTGACCAGCGGTTGGGTTAAAGAGCCGTGGCTAAAGCAGCCCACTCCGCACACTATCATCGCCGTAACACAA GTTAATCATTCTCAAGCCTTATCGAAGCTTCCTCTCAAGACGTGgatatttgcaaaaaatgacggCGAAGTGCTTGCAGCCCACTGTTTATGCATGGCAGGCAATGGCGAAGCGTGCTCTCACGTTGCTGCGTTGTTATTTTACTTAGAGTGCGGTCACCGTGCGCGTGTGGAACGTTCGTGTACTGATGGTGACAACAGCTGGCTACCAGCCCACATCCGAAGGATTGAAACGCGCCCCGTTGTTGAGATGGACTTTGCGTCGGCGTCCATGAAAAAACGTCGGCTTGATGGTGACGCTGCTTCGCCCTGTGAGCTGAAGGCAGTGACGAGAACACGAGCTCCACCTCCAACGAAACAAGAATGGGAGAAATTTTTCGACTGTTTGATCGCCTCTGGACTCCGACCAGCTGTGTCAAGCACAGACCCTCGATACAGCGACCTCTTTGTGCCTGCCGTTAGAACTTGTAATGGTGCTGACTTGCGTCGTCTCTACGATCCAAGTACATCCAGTTTAACTACGTACAGCGAGGTGCTGGAGCACTGCGACAACATTTTCAAGACATTGACAATTAACGACAAGGCTATTCGTACCATTGAGAAAATGACAAGGAACCAGGCAAAGAGTGCACACTGGTTTACATTCAGGATGGGGCGAGTTACTGCTTCCTCCCTGTATGATGTGTGTCACACACAACTGGGATACCCATCAATGAGCCTCATCAAGAAAATCTGTTCTTCGCAAAGTGACAAGGTCTCCACCCCAGCTCTCAAGCATGGCCGTGAAAAGGAAGCTGTTGCTCTTGCCAAGTACAAGAAATTGGCTCACGAGCTCCACAATGAAGTTCAGTTTGAAGTGGCAGGGCTTTTCATCTCCGAGGACTATTTGTTCCTAGGAGCTACTCCTGACCTGCTAGTCCGATGCACATGCTGTGGTTCAGGTGTTGTTGAAGTCAAATGCCCTTGGAAAGTAAGGGACGGCCACCTCAGTGACCTGCTTAATGATTCAAGAGGCTGTGTAAGAGACTGCAACGGTGTGCTGGAACTGAAGATGGACCACCGCTATCATTACCAAGTGCAAGCTCAAATGTTTGTGTGTAATGCTAGCTATGCAGACTTTGTTCTGTGGAACGAGAACGAAATCAATGTGCAGAGAATTTATCGGGATGACAGCTTCATGAAGCCATTAGTAGAAACTGCGACAGACTTTTTCAAAAAGGTTCTCTTGCCAGAGGTAGTGACACATTGGTTCTCAAGCCGTAAAGAGAACACGCCTGTACTGCCTGCGCCACCTGTGCCATGCACATCAAATCCTCTGATGCCAAGTCAAACTGATAACACAAAAGCAGCCCAATGTGACACTGCCATCTCCAAGGTTGTGTGCACATGCAAAGGACGAAAACGGAGCAAAATAATTGCATGTAATAATGCTACGTGCTCAATCAAGTTGTTTCATTTAAGTTGTGTAGGGTTGAAAAGGTCACCAAAAGGTGTACAGTGGTACTGCGAGTCCTGTTCCAAACAACTTAAGTGA
- the LOC135399877 gene encoding uncharacterized protein LOC135399877: MVYCAIVGCNSRTQSKQQKIKSNEKDPSFFKIPKVRMNECEKTRLLSERRRREWLARIKRAGIAGDPDKYKVCSRHFLSGSPSGLFDDCNPDWAPSLHLGYNAEPAHDGRYKRLMARHSRSRQAPPDANQHVDISPETAMDITVHDTDVAVDECDMQQGNFTAEPVSGMSCQTDMTADHIHQLEVEVASLRKEMRAAKEDLLASKFTEEALRDDDEKVSFYSGLPSFLAILSLFHLLKDHVAHSSRNVLSQFEEMMMFLIRIRLGIHMQDLAYRFNVSQSTASRICEKWLDVSYDRLGHLVHWPDKENIMKTMPAAFVENFGFKARVILDCFEVFIQRPSSLITRAETWSQYKHHNTVKFLLGISPQGMVTFLSRAYGGRASDKAITEQSGVLQLLEYGDVVLADRGFLIAESVGMCCATLAVPTFTKGKRQLSSYEVEQTREIANVRIHVERVIGMVRNKYRILKSTIPVELLRRNSRGESAIDKIVKVCCSLTNLCNSVVSFD, from the exons ATGGTTTATTGCGCCATTGTCGGCTGTAACAGCCGCACACAGAGCAAGCAACAAAAGATAAAGTCGAACGAGAAGGATCCAAGTTTTTTCAAGATACCGAAGGTTCGCATGAACGAGTGCGAGAAAACAAGATTGCTGTCCGAGAGACGACGCAGGGAATGGCTGGCGCGAATCAAACGTGCTGGAATCGCGGGGGATCCTGACAAGTACAAGGTCTGCTCACGTCACTTCTTATCAG GCTCACCCTCTGGTCTGTTTGACGACTGCAATCCTGATTGGGCTCCTTCACTACACCTGGGATACAATGCTGAGCCTGCCCATGATGGAAGGTACAAGCGCCTGATGGCACGACATTCCAGAAGCCGGCAGGCACCCCCAGATG CCAATCAACATGTGGACATATCACCTGAAACCGCCATGGACATAACTGTTCATGACACGGATGTGGCCGTTGACGAATGTGATATGCAGCAGGGTAATTTTACTGCGGAACCTG TTTCTGGCATGTCATGCCAAACAGACATGACAGCCGATCACATCCACCAGCTGGAAGTGGAGGTGGCAAGCCTTCGAAAGGAAATGAGAGCTGCAAAGGAAGACCTTTTAGCATCAAAGTTCACTGAAGAGGCACTCCGTGATGATGACGAAAAGGTGTCTTTTTACAGTGGATTGCCATCGTTCCTGGCCATCCTTTCGCTTTTTCATCTTCTGAAAGATCATGTAGCACACAGCTCACGAAATGTGCTCAGCCAATTTGAGGAAATGATGATGTTCCTCATAAGGATCAGATTGGGCATCCACATGCAGGACCTTGCATACCGTTTCAATGTTTCGCAATCAACTGCCTCAAGAATTTGTGAGAAATGGCTTGATGTGTCATATGATCGTCTTGGCCACCTTGTACATTGGCCGGACAAGGAAAACATAATGAAAACAATGCCTGCTGCATTTGTTGAAAATTTTGGTTTTAAAGCCAGAGTAATTCTAGACTGCTTTGAGGTGTTCATACAGAGACCAAGTTCCTTAATTACACGAGCAGAGACGTGGTCCCAGTATAAGCACCACAACACAGTAAAATTTCTGCTGGGGATCAGTCCACAGggcatggtgacgtttctgTCGAGAGCCTATGGTGGGCGTGCTAGCGATAAGGCAATTACGGAACAGAGCGGTGTTCTGCAGTTATTAGAATATGGAGATGTCGTTCTTGCTGACAGGGGGTTTTTGATTGCAGAAAGTGTTGGCATGTGTTGTGCAACATTAGCTGTGCCCACATTTACGAAAGGAAAGAGGCAACTTTCCAGCTATGAAGTTGAACAGACCCGAGAAATCGCAAACGTACGAATTCATGTCGAAAGAGTTATTGGGATGGTACGAAATAAGTATAGGATACTGAAGAGCACCATACCTGTGGAGCTCCTAAGAAGGAACAGTCGTGGTGAAAGTGCTATTGACAAAATTGTTAAAGTGTGTTGCTCACTGACCAACCTGTGCAATTCTGTAGTGTCTTTTGACTAG